The following are from one region of the Juglans regia cultivar Chandler chromosome 10, Walnut 2.0, whole genome shotgun sequence genome:
- the LOC108992725 gene encoding uncharacterized protein LOC108992725 encodes MEVFNEPTGLPPNRSHDHKIELSDSATKSFNDLKVAVTSLPILALLDFTKAFVIDVMLVQLIGIVAQQRWLYKLLGYEFTIEYKKGVENKVVDELGELAALSFPTPTWLLELKAAYDTYQDVPAAGHSGFHKCLHRARVDFYWPSLKHDVKKFIRECETCQRNKVQNVLLAGFLQPLPVPEQIWTDLSMDFVEAAQVASLFLNNVFKLHGLPKTIVSDGGSTFTSSFWKELFSDKPKLWVDWLSLVEWWYNSTFHTSTKMTPFEAVYGTPRIRLQAYIPGLTSNQSVDQLLQTREQILVTLKSNLSLAQERMKYYYDKRRTDREFPVGDWKKIGDQFTPFSSLPPFDLQGELRPQLEKILEHKSIKKDNRTIVEVLIQWKGAGVEDSTWEHYWKLQQQFSQQGALKGKGVLCVEKILEWKGLSLQKEYGSGQGAS; translated from the exons ATGGAAGTTTTTAATGAACCTACAGGATTGCCACCCAATAGGTCTCATGATCACAAGATTGAACTTTCAG ATTCTGCTACTAAGTCTTTTAATGACCTGAAAGTTGCTGTCACTAGCCTTCCTATTCTTGCCCTACTTGATTTTACCAAAGCATTTGTCATTGATGTGATGCTTGTGCAACTG ATTGGCATTGTTGCTCAGCAAAGATGGCTTTATAAACTCCTTGGCTATGAGTTTACTATTGAGTATAAGAAGGGTGTGGAGAACAAGGTGGTTGATGAACTTGGAGAGTTGGCAGCTTTATCATTTCCTACACCAACTTGGCTCTTAGAATTAAAAGCAGCTTATGATACATATCAGGATGT TCCTGCTGCTGGTCATTCTGGTTTTCACAAATGTTTGCACAGAGCTAGGGTGGATTTTTATTGGCCTAGTCTCAAGCATGATGTCAAGAAGTTTATTCGTGAATGTGAAACCTGCCAAAGGAATAAAGTCCAAAATGTCCTTCTAGCTGGTTTTTTACAACCCTTACCTGTTCCTGAGCAAATATGGACTGACCTCTCGATGGATTTTGTTGAGG CTGCTCAAGTGGCTTCACTGTTCCTCAACAATGTTTTTAAATTGCATGGTTTACCTAAAACCATTGTTTCTGATGGTGGCTCAACATTTACCAGTTCATTTTGGAAAGAACTTTTCAG TGATAAACCAAAGCTATGGGTGGATTGGCTTTCATTGGTtgaatggtggtataattcCACATTTCATACTTCCACAAAGATGACTCCCTTTGAAGCTGTTTATGGGACCCCTCGAATTAGGCTTCAAGCCTACATTCCTGGTTTAACTTCAAATCAGTCAGTGGATCAATTATTGCAGACTCGAGAGCAAATTCTAGTTACACTTAAGTCCAATTTATCTCTTGCTCAAGAGAGAATGAAGTATTATTATGACAAGCGCAGGACTGACAGAGAGTTCCCAGTGGGGGATTGG aaaaagattggaGACCAGTTCACACCTTTCTCTTCTTTACCCCCATTTGATTTGCAAGGAGAGTTAAGGCCTCAGCTTGAGAAAATTTTGGAGCATAAAAGCATTAAGAAGGACAACAGAACTATAGTAGAAGTCTTGATCCAATGGAaaggtgctggagtggaagattCTACTTGGGAACATTATTGGAAGCTTCAACAACAATTTTCCCAGCAAGGTGCTTTAAAAGGGAAGGGTGTGTTATGTGTTGAAAAGATTCTGGAGTGGAAGGGTTTGAGCTTGCAAAAGGAATATGGCAGTGGGCAAGGTGCTAGTTGA